The following coding sequences are from one Cetobacterium sp. ZOR0034 window:
- a CDS encoding molybdopterin-binding protein: MKTVKTIDAVGMILCHDITKIVPGEFKGVAFKKGHIITEEDVPELLKLGKDNLFVWEHIEGTLHENDAAIRIKEHTAGCGLDFSTIKEGKIDFLAAENGLLKVDVDELLKINSLREIVIATLHNNTPVKKGTKVAGTRVIPLVINEEKILEMEKISKKEIIKVLPIKPKKVAIITTGNEVFYGRIQDKFGPILTKKVNEYGCEVVYHTFSSDDKEMIKEKIAEALKSEAEVILCTGGMSVDPDDRTPLAIREMGGELITYGSPVLPGAMLLLAYHGEKAILGLPGCVMHSKRTAFDLVLPRILTDEKLTFEDIAKYGHGGLCLDCPICTYPHCSFGK, encoded by the coding sequence ATGAAAACTGTTAAAACTATAGATGCAGTCGGTATGATACTATGCCATGATATAACAAAAATTGTTCCTGGAGAGTTTAAAGGTGTTGCTTTTAAAAAAGGACATATCATCACTGAAGAGGATGTACCTGAACTTTTAAAATTAGGGAAAGATAATCTTTTCGTTTGGGAACATATAGAAGGAACACTTCACGAAAATGATGCCGCTATAAGAATTAAAGAGCACACTGCTGGATGTGGTTTAGATTTCTCTACTATAAAAGAGGGAAAGATAGATTTTTTAGCTGCTGAAAATGGACTTTTAAAAGTTGATGTTGATGAACTTCTAAAAATTAATTCTCTTAGAGAGATTGTAATTGCAACTCTACATAATAATACTCCTGTAAAAAAGGGAACTAAAGTTGCTGGAACAAGAGTTATTCCTCTGGTTATCAACGAAGAAAAGATTTTAGAAATGGAAAAAATCTCAAAAAAAGAGATTATAAAGGTTTTACCTATAAAACCAAAAAAGGTTGCTATAATTACAACTGGTAACGAAGTTTTTTATGGAAGAATTCAAGATAAATTTGGACCAATTTTAACAAAAAAAGTTAACGAATATGGATGCGAAGTTGTCTATCATACATTCTCATCTGATGATAAAGAGATGATAAAAGAGAAAATTGCTGAGGCTTTAAAATCTGAAGCAGAGGTCATTCTTTGTACTGGTGGAATGTCTGTTGATCCAGACGATAGAACACCTCTTGCTATAAGAGAGATGGGTGGTGAATTAATAACTTATGGTTCACCAGTTCTTCCAGGAGCTATGCTTCTTCTAGCTTACCACGGTGAAAAAGCAATTCTTGGACTTCCAGGTTGTGTTATGCACTCTAAAAGAACGGCATTTGATTTAGTTCTTCCTAGAATTTTAACAGATGAAAAACTTACTTTTGAAGATATCGCAAAATATGGACATGGTGGTCTTTGCTTAGACTGTCCGATATGTACATACCCTCATTGTTCATTTGGAAAATAA
- a CDS encoding type I restriction endonuclease subunit R — protein sequence MNFTEDELEVAYLEILEDLGWECIDGRKLERDDYHSVILEDNLRTAVYNINKDMPTSTKEEAIRKVILLSHPNLIKSNEEFHNMLVNGVDVGEYKDKDGNKRSGGKIYLIDFKNIKKNEFQAINQFTIVGKSRRRPDIILFINGLPLVVIELKSLSNDNVGIKEAYTQIERYKYEIGNLFKYNSFIIISDGVNAKAGTISSNEERFMSFRSIDGVTIADTNSLMMEVLTRGMLSKERVLELTHDYILFLQSKNEKIKILAQYHQFFAIKKALEKTADARSNDGKIGVVWHTQGSGKSLTMTFYTGQLMKKFNNPTVIVLTDRNDLDNQLFGTFSKAQSYLIETPKQADDKDRLKELLNVSSGGIIFSTIQKFAPKAGEIVEAISTRNDIYIIADEAHRSQYGLDAKMDADGNSKYGYAKHIRDALPNANYIGFTGTPIDFDDKSTTAVFGNYIDTYDMSRAVEDGATVKIYYENRFVKLDIPYPILSELDGDFEEIMEGQDEGIVEHTKKDITKMEAIIGSQNRIRTLAEDFIEHWEMRRDNAFGKCMIVAMSRKICMDLYNEIVSLRPEWHSEDKTKGKIKVVMTSDISKDPMEFKQHFTTKQEREELANRMKDDSDELEIVIVRDMWLTGFDVPSMHTMYIDKPMVGHNLMQAIARVNRVYKDKTGGLVVDYIGIGDALKKALRQYTPNDQKCTGVDTEKAVALMIEHYEILKEIFHHFDYSKYKSSSALERARVIIEGMDYILGFENDEPGIKKRFIDNVLALAKAHSLCITTRDGQALNDEISYFKAVKASVIKLETEDKGDNPKKLTQAQINERIAALMSKTIISEEVIDVYSELGLDNADISILSDQFLKEVEKIKYKNLAVEMLRKLIEGKIKYSSRRNLVVAEKFSQRLQKAMSSYRNKALTSLEIMEELLKMAKEFMETHKEGDSLGLTEDEVAFYDALTRDEKVKEMLGDDILVQITKELTETIRKNMTIDWYDKESIQAKMRTSIRRLLRKFGYPPADTEDTTELLLKQAKVMCEESIV from the coding sequence CTTGAAATATTAGAAGATTTGGGATGGGAATGTATTGATGGTAGAAAATTAGAGAGAGATGACTATCATTCAGTAATACTAGAAGATAATTTAAGAACAGCAGTTTATAACATAAATAAAGATATGCCAACCTCTACTAAAGAGGAAGCTATTAGAAAAGTAATACTACTTTCACATCCTAACTTGATTAAGAGTAATGAAGAGTTTCATAATATGCTAGTCAATGGAGTGGATGTAGGAGAGTATAAAGACAAGGATGGGAACAAACGTTCTGGTGGAAAAATATATTTAATAGATTTTAAAAATATTAAAAAAAATGAGTTTCAAGCAATAAATCAATTTACAATAGTGGGAAAATCTAGACGTAGACCAGATATAATACTATTTATCAATGGATTACCTCTTGTAGTTATAGAGTTAAAATCTCTAAGTAATGATAATGTAGGTATAAAAGAAGCATATACTCAAATTGAAAGATATAAATATGAGATTGGGAATCTTTTTAAATATAACTCTTTTATCATTATAAGTGATGGAGTTAATGCAAAAGCTGGAACGATATCATCAAATGAAGAGAGATTTATGAGCTTTAGAAGTATAGATGGGGTTACAATAGCCGATACAAACTCTTTAATGATGGAAGTTTTAACTCGTGGAATGCTATCTAAGGAAAGAGTATTAGAGTTAACTCATGACTATATTTTGTTTCTTCAAAGTAAAAATGAAAAGATAAAGATATTAGCTCAGTATCACCAGTTCTTTGCCATAAAAAAAGCACTGGAAAAGACAGCAGATGCTCGTAGCAATGATGGAAAAATTGGTGTTGTTTGGCATACTCAAGGTAGTGGAAAATCTCTAACTATGACATTTTATACGGGACAACTTATGAAAAAGTTTAATAATCCAACAGTTATAGTTTTAACTGATAGAAATGATTTGGATAATCAACTTTTCGGAACTTTCTCAAAAGCTCAAAGTTATCTAATAGAGACACCAAAACAAGCAGACGATAAAGATAGATTAAAAGAATTACTAAATGTAAGTAGTGGTGGAATAATATTCTCTACAATACAGAAGTTTGCTCCTAAAGCTGGTGAGATTGTAGAGGCTATTAGTACTAGAAATGACATATATATTATAGCTGATGAAGCTCATAGATCGCAGTATGGTTTAGATGCTAAAATGGATGCAGATGGAAATAGTAAATACGGGTACGCTAAACATATTCGTGATGCACTTCCCAATGCAAATTATATTGGATTTACAGGAACGCCCATAGATTTTGATGATAAATCTACAACTGCTGTATTTGGTAACTACATAGATACTTACGATATGAGTAGAGCTGTTGAAGATGGAGCTACGGTTAAAATATATTATGAAAATAGATTTGTAAAGCTAGACATTCCATACCCTATTTTATCTGAACTTGATGGTGATTTTGAAGAGATTATGGAAGGTCAAGACGAAGGAATTGTTGAACATACTAAAAAAGATATTACAAAAATGGAAGCTATTATTGGTTCACAAAATAGAATAAGAACTTTGGCAGAGGATTTTATAGAACACTGGGAGATGAGAAGAGATAATGCCTTTGGTAAATGTATGATAGTAGCTATGTCTCGTAAAATATGTATGGATTTATATAACGAGATTGTAAGCTTAAGACCAGAGTGGCACAGCGAAGATAAGACTAAGGGAAAAATAAAAGTTGTTATGACAAGTGATATTAGTAAAGACCCTATGGAGTTTAAGCAGCACTTTACTACAAAGCAGGAGAGAGAAGAGCTTGCTAATAGAATGAAAGATGACAGTGACGAGTTAGAGATTGTTATAGTTCGTGATATGTGGCTAACAGGGTTTGACGTTCCATCAATGCATACTATGTATATTGATAAGCCTATGGTAGGGCATAACTTAATGCAAGCTATTGCAAGGGTAAATAGAGTATACAAAGATAAAACTGGTGGCTTAGTTGTAGACTATATTGGAATAGGAGATGCACTTAAAAAAGCATTAAGACAATATACACCAAATGATCAAAAGTGCACTGGAGTAGATACAGAAAAAGCGGTAGCTCTTATGATTGAACACTATGAAATTCTAAAAGAGATATTCCATCACTTTGATTATTCAAAATATAAAAGTAGTAGTGCTTTAGAGCGTGCTAGAGTTATTATAGAGGGTATGGATTACATCTTAGGTTTTGAAAATGATGAACCTGGAATTAAAAAAAGATTTATTGATAATGTTTTAGCACTAGCTAAGGCTCATTCTCTATGTATAACAACTCGTGATGGACAGGCTTTAAATGATGAGATAAGCTATTTTAAAGCTGTTAAAGCTAGTGTTATTAAGTTAGAAACTGAGGATAAAGGAGATAATCCTAAGAAACTAACTCAGGCTCAGATAAATGAAAGAATAGCAGCACTTATGTCTAAAACAATTATATCTGAAGAGGTTATAGATGTTTATTCTGAATTAGGATTAGATAATGCGGATATATCTATTCTTTCAGATCAATTTTTAAAAGAGGTTGAGAAGATAAAATATAAAAATTTAGCTGTTGAGATGTTAAGAAAACTAATAGAGGGTAAGATTAAATACTCTAGCAGAAGAAATCTGGTGGTAGCTGAAAAGTTCTCACAAAGACTTCAAAAGGCTATGAGCTCATATAGAAATAAGGCTTTAACAAGTTTAGAGATAATGGAAGAACTGCTAAAGATGGCTAAGGAGTTTATGGAAACTCATAAAGAGGGTGACTCACTTGGTTTAACTGAGGATGAGGTAGCTTTCTATGATGCTTTAACTCGTGATGAAAAAGTAAAAGAGATGTTAGGTGATGATATACTGGTACAGATAACAAAAGAGCTGACAGAGACTATTAGAAAAAATATGACTATAGATTGGTATGATAAAGAGAGCATACAAGCTAAGATGAGAACATCTATCAGAAGACTTCTTAGAAAGTTTGGTTATCCTCCAGCAGACACAGAGGATACAACAGAACTATTATTAAAACAAGCTAAGGTAATGTGTGAAGAGAGTATTGTATAA